One Bdellovibrio bacteriovorus str. Tiberius DNA segment encodes these proteins:
- a CDS encoding class I SAM-dependent methyltransferase has translation MKKEMSHRKKVRRRVNKKSTALVFDKYELYRKAVQSAENDVVFIWNTFRELKGKQPRVFREDFCGTFALSTEWIKLHPRHEAVGVDLDPEPMAYGKANYLTKLKPEQQKRMKLVEGNVLDPNLAKADIVAAMNFSYFCFKKRDVLKKYFANVLKTLNKDGMFLVDIFGGSQCYEAIEDAIKHEGFTYYWDQTNFDPVTNEALFHIHFKVGGKKIEQVFTYDWRMWSISEIRDIMEEVGFKKTHVYWEGTAPDGSGDGNFTRVDHGEACQSWIAYVVGEK, from the coding sequence GTACCGCAAAGCGGTTCAGTCGGCGGAAAATGATGTGGTCTTTATCTGGAACACGTTCCGCGAGCTGAAAGGCAAGCAGCCCCGTGTATTCCGTGAAGACTTCTGCGGGACCTTTGCTCTTTCCACCGAGTGGATCAAACTGCACCCTCGTCATGAGGCGGTGGGTGTGGATCTGGATCCGGAACCAATGGCCTACGGCAAAGCCAACTATCTGACGAAGCTAAAACCGGAACAGCAAAAGCGCATGAAGCTGGTGGAAGGCAACGTGCTGGATCCGAATCTGGCCAAAGCCGACATCGTGGCGGCGATGAATTTCTCTTATTTCTGTTTTAAAAAACGCGACGTTTTGAAGAAGTATTTCGCCAATGTGCTGAAGACTTTGAACAAAGACGGCATGTTCCTGGTGGACATCTTCGGCGGCAGTCAGTGCTACGAAGCCATTGAGGACGCGATCAAACACGAAGGCTTCACTTACTACTGGGATCAGACGAACTTTGACCCTGTGACCAATGAGGCTCTATTCCACATCCACTTCAAAGTGGGTGGGAAGAAGATCGAACAGGTTTTCACCTATGACTGGCGCATGTGGTCCATCTCTGAGATCCGCGACATCATGGAAGAAGTGGGCTTTAAAAAGACCCACGTGTACTGGGAAGGTACGGCTCCGGATGGTTCCGGAGACGGCAACTTCACCCGTGTGGATCACGGCGAAGCTTGTCAGTCCTGGATCGCTTATGTGGTCGGAGAAAAATAG
- a CDS encoding phospholipase, translated as MSLAVYLLVTLVAGQGFAKNTLKDFTSDGCSMSPDGFAWSVNAYLDCCVAHDVAYWAGGAREDRLRADEELKQCITVKANKYTADAYFRGVRVGGSAKLQTPFRWGYGWVEDRGYKPLDMEERSEVADKILSVDWEQIYDSIFLGNKK; from the coding sequence GTGTCGCTTGCTGTCTATTTGTTGGTCACTTTGGTGGCTGGGCAGGGGTTTGCTAAAAATACGCTGAAAGACTTTACCAGCGATGGCTGCAGCATGAGTCCGGACGGGTTTGCCTGGTCGGTGAATGCCTATTTGGACTGCTGTGTGGCTCATGATGTGGCTTACTGGGCCGGTGGTGCCCGTGAAGACCGTTTGCGGGCCGACGAAGAATTAAAACAATGCATCACCGTCAAAGCCAACAAGTACACTGCGGACGCTTACTTCCGTGGTGTGCGTGTGGGTGGATCCGCGAAGCTTCAGACACCCTTTCGCTGGGGCTATGGCTGGGTTGAAGACCGCGGTTACAAGCCGCTGGATATGGAAGAGCGTTCCGAGGTCGCAGACAAGATTCTGTCGGTCGACTGGGAGCAGATTTACGATTCAATCTTTTTAGGAAACAAAAAATAA
- a CDS encoding phosphatase domain-containing protein, with amino-acid sequence MRKYIALLAGLMLSAFAEAKVLVVSDIDDTLKVSHVLSKKGAATSFADDDSRFVGMSEIFQMLNLQHEDIEFHYVSLAPKLLMNEQHTDFLEENGFPITKLHMNSGIKQDPELKQKVIRKVLAETNPEVVIYFGDNGQFDAVVYDQMVKEFPHIPAVSYIREAYSRLDRSKFPTMEGQIGFVTSVEVAIDLISKGLLMKKAYGPIEQIVYKRMKKDDKDEKFGPMVFPWWQDCRDFKWQWDVKNPSVKLQKIQSVIAERCG; translated from the coding sequence ATGAGAAAATACATCGCTTTACTTGCCGGATTGATGTTGTCAGCCTTTGCCGAAGCCAAGGTGCTTGTGGTGTCTGATATTGATGACACGTTGAAGGTGTCCCACGTGTTGTCCAAGAAGGGGGCTGCAACTTCGTTTGCTGACGATGACAGCCGCTTTGTGGGTATGTCGGAAATCTTCCAGATGTTAAATCTGCAGCATGAAGACATTGAATTCCATTATGTGTCTTTGGCGCCAAAGCTTTTGATGAACGAGCAGCACACGGATTTCCTGGAGGAAAACGGCTTCCCGATCACGAAGCTGCACATGAACTCGGGCATCAAACAGGATCCTGAGCTGAAGCAAAAAGTCATCCGCAAGGTGCTTGCTGAAACCAATCCGGAAGTGGTGATCTATTTCGGCGACAACGGTCAGTTCGATGCGGTTGTTTATGACCAGATGGTCAAAGAGTTTCCGCACATCCCGGCGGTCAGCTATATCCGTGAGGCTTATTCCAGACTGGATCGTTCCAAGTTCCCAACGATGGAAGGTCAGATTGGTTTCGTGACCAGTGTGGAAGTGGCGATTGACCTGATTTCCAAAGGTCTTTTGATGAAGAAGGCCTATGGCCCGATTGAGCAGATCGTTTACAAGCGCATGAAGAAAGACGACAAGGATGAAAAATTCGGTCCCATGGTCTTCCCATGGTGGCAGGACTGCCGCGACTTCAAATGGCAGTGGGACGTAAAGAACCCTTCTGTAAAACTTCAGAAGATCCAGTCCGTAATTGCTGAAAGATGTGGATAA
- the pyrE gene encoding orotate phosphoribosyltransferase: MTRQELAKNIYDIAHLTGEFKLRSGQISNEYFDKYRFEAQPTLLREIAKQMVPLIPAGTEVLAGLEMGGIPIATALSLETGIPCVFVRKEAKEYGTCKFAEGLEIKGKKVCVIEDVVTTGGQVVLSTADLRSIGAEISTVLCVIHRGPHFPEPKLTEIGLDLRPLFKKSDF, encoded by the coding sequence ATGACCAGACAAGAACTTGCCAAGAACATTTACGACATTGCTCACCTGACTGGGGAGTTTAAACTTCGCTCGGGCCAGATCTCGAACGAATACTTCGACAAGTATCGTTTTGAGGCACAGCCGACTTTGCTGCGTGAAATCGCCAAACAAATGGTTCCCTTGATTCCTGCCGGCACTGAAGTTCTGGCCGGCCTTGAAATGGGCGGCATCCCTATCGCCACCGCATTGTCCCTGGAAACCGGGATCCCTTGTGTGTTCGTTCGTAAAGAAGCCAAAGAATACGGCACCTGCAAGTTTGCCGAAGGCCTTGAGATCAAAGGCAAGAAGGTCTGCGTGATCGAGGACGTCGTCACCACCGGCGGCCAGGTGGTGCTTTCCACCGCGGATTTGCGCTCTATCGGAGCTGAGATTTCCACAGTTCTGTGTGTGATCCACCGCGGGCCACACTTCCCGGAACCCAAGCTGACCGAGATCGGTCTGGACCTTCGTCCATTGTTCAAGAAATCCGATTTCTAG
- the cutA gene encoding divalent-cation tolerance protein CutA, translating to MILFYIPCPDKTSAQSIARTLLEEKLVGCANIIPGMESMYWWEGKLETSSEHILILKALNTPDAQSRITKRVEELHPYDVPCVMTLPVLGINPAFKNWLEESQR from the coding sequence GTGATTCTATTTTATATCCCCTGCCCTGACAAAACTTCCGCGCAGAGTATCGCAAGAACTCTGCTGGAGGAAAAACTTGTCGGTTGCGCCAACATCATTCCAGGCATGGAATCGATGTACTGGTGGGAGGGAAAATTAGAGACAAGCTCCGAGCATATCCTGATCCTGAAGGCTTTGAACACCCCTGATGCACAGAGCAGAATCACAAAAAGGGTCGAAGAGCTTCACCCCTATGACGTCCCGTGTGTCATGACTCTCCCCGTCCTGGGAATCAATCCCGCTTTCAAGAACTGGCTTGAAGAAAGTCAAAGATAG
- a CDS encoding CNNM domain-containing protein gives MTIIIVLFISTIGISFLCSMLEAVLLTSTSAYIGVLVKENKRSGKLLEHLKENIDRPISAILTLNTLSHTLGSAAIAYQIQIQYGQEAVTVASFALTFMILILSEIIPKSVGAAHWKALVPFAAYTIQFMILLLYPLVIMSEWLGRFFAKTSEDPEVTREEILMTAEIGVEEGTLKGKESNIIKNLLMLDKIYVSDIMTPRSVFFALDKELTVEEVFNKYRPLRFSRIPVYDGSLDNIIGMTYRYKIHETLSNDLHDKKVGEIVTPISSIPERMTVSQVLDFFIKEKEHMALAVDEYGIVAGLVSLEDAVETLLGVEIVDELDSVEDMRKFALEQWQMRKQKLRRS, from the coding sequence ATGACGATTATTATTGTTCTGTTTATCAGTACCATCGGTATCTCTTTTTTATGTTCCATGCTGGAAGCCGTTCTTCTGACTTCGACCTCCGCTTACATCGGGGTTCTGGTCAAAGAGAATAAAAGAAGCGGAAAGCTTCTTGAACACCTGAAAGAAAACATCGACCGCCCTATCTCTGCCATCCTGACCCTGAACACCCTGTCCCACACCTTGGGCTCCGCCGCCATCGCCTACCAAATTCAGATTCAATACGGACAAGAAGCCGTCACCGTGGCCTCTTTTGCCCTGACTTTCATGATCCTGATTCTGTCTGAGATCATTCCCAAGTCTGTCGGTGCCGCGCACTGGAAAGCCCTGGTTCCCTTTGCCGCCTACACCATCCAGTTCATGATCTTGCTTTTGTATCCATTGGTGATCATGTCCGAGTGGCTGGGCCGTTTTTTTGCAAAAACCTCTGAAGATCCGGAAGTGACCCGTGAAGAGATCCTGATGACTGCCGAAATCGGCGTGGAAGAAGGAACTTTGAAAGGCAAAGAATCCAACATCATCAAAAACCTGCTGATGCTGGACAAGATCTATGTGTCTGACATCATGACCCCACGATCCGTGTTCTTTGCATTGGACAAAGAATTAACCGTGGAAGAGGTCTTTAACAAATACCGTCCTCTGCGCTTCTCGCGCATACCGGTTTACGATGGCAGCCTGGACAACATCATCGGCATGACCTATCGCTATAAAATTCACGAAACCCTTTCCAACGACTTGCACGACAAGAAGGTGGGTGAGATCGTGACTCCGATCTCCAGCATCCCAGAGCGCATGACTGTGTCCCAGGTTCTGGATTTCTTTATCAAAGAAAAAGAACACATGGCCTTGGCGGTGGACGAGTACGGCATCGTGGCTGGTCTGGTCAGCTTGGAAGACGCGGTTGAAACCCTTCTAGGTGTAGAAATCGTCGATGAACTGGACAGCGTGGAAGACATGCGCAAGTTCGCCCTGGAACAGTGGCAGATGCGCAAACAGAAACTGCGCCGGAGCTAG